Proteins from a genomic interval of Pristis pectinata isolate sPriPec2 chromosome 21, sPriPec2.1.pri, whole genome shotgun sequence:
- the polr2j gene encoding DNA-directed RNA polymerase II subunit RPB11-a: protein MNAPPAFESFLLFEGEKKITITKDTKVPNACLFTINKEDHTLGNTIRSQLLKDPQVLFAGYKVPHPLEHKIVIRVQTTPDYSPQEAFTNAITDLISELSLLEERFRVAIKDKQEGIE from the exons ATGAACGCGCCGCCCGCCTTCGAGAGTTTCCTGCTGTTCGAGGGGGAGAAGAA aATAACAATAACAAAAGACACAAAAGTGCCAAATGCATGCCTATTCACCATTAACAAGGAGGACCATACCCTGGGTAATACCATCCGATC GCAGTTGTTGAAGGACCCTCAGGTGTTATTTGCAGGTTACAAAGTACCACATCCTCTAGAACATAAAATTGTTATCCGTGTGCAGACTACTCCGGACTACAGTCCACAAGAGGCATTTACAAATGCCATCACTGATCTGATTAGCGAGTTATCCCTTCTGGAGGAGCGGTTCCGG GTTGCCATTAAAGATAAACAAGAAGGAATTGAATGA